The Pseudomonas pergaminensis nucleotide sequence ACTTGGCTTTGTCGCCATCTCCAACGCCAGGCCCTCGACTGCAACGGTCTCGATCCCTAATGACTGCAGCGCTTTGTAGTAGTGAAATTCGCTTCTCAGAATGTCTTGATCAATCTGCAGGCCTTGATTACGAGCAAACTTTATAAACCAGTGCTGGCTGGCTTGATCATCACCCAACACCGCATCTGGATAAAGCAAGCCTTCGTGGCTTTGCGTCAACAACAGCTTTGGGGCCTCTCCACCTGCGCCGGTCGCTCCCCCAATAGCAGCCCCCTGCTCGTAGGCGTACTCCAGAAATCGGTTATCGCGATCAATCACCTCCTGTCGTTCAAAGCCCATAGGTGGACGGTCGTTGAGGGCCTGAAGTGACTCCTTGATTCGCATGTGTCCGATAGGGGCAGGAGTGCTTCGCGCTAACAAAAACAAATCCGAACTGACGTTATCAGTGCTCAGCATCTCAAAGCGGCTAGCCAGGAACCGCTTCGCTGCACCCGCAGGTGCGATGTCATGAAGAAAGGCCGGGGCGTTCCGGGGAGCCTCCTGCGCCCAGTTCAAGGGCACCCTTACACTCACGGCCTTGGCAAACACAGTGTCAATATGGTCCAAATGATCAACCAGGTAATCAGACTCGTAGCCGAAACGGCAGGGGCTTGCGAAACCTTTATCCGGCTCTGAAAACTCAAGCGTCATTGCGTCCTGCCAACGATCGGCATTGAATATCTGCAGAGTAAGCCTGTACGCATCGTCAATACGCAATTTAATGCACCTTCAGATAATATATAAGCGCCACAAACGCAATATAGTGCATAAATTGCGTTGTGACCGCCAAAAAATTGCAATTTAATGCAGTTTCATTACAACTCTCGAACCCAATCCGCATCAAAATGCGTATCCATGCTTTCAGCCAATGCCTATTGATCCGGAGTTTTTAATCGCACCGCACTAAAGACAACTCCCGCAAACCAAGGGTCGCTGGCCTGACAGTTATCACCCCGCCATCTCGCTAAATTCCTGGCCTCATTCATCAGAGGCCGGGAATTCATGTCCTTTTCAGTCAAGAAACTCACACGCGCTATCACGCTCGCACTAGGCGTCGTCAGTGCGCAACTGTCCCATGCCGTCATGCCCTTTCAGTTCCCACTGGATCTGCCCTACGACTACTGGTTTTACGCACCCGCCACTGAAACCTCTTCTCTGGACAACCACCTCACGCGTCGCGCAACCACTGACAACGGTCGCCAGGTTGCCAGGATGCTCGAGTCCGCACTGAAGCGCTTGTTGGAATCCGGCCAGTTGAGCTCCCAGCAGATCAAGGCGTTGGAGAAGCTTGACGCTGCGTTTGCCAAACGACCTGGCGAGTTCGGCATGGCCCTGGAACAGTTGGCCGGCAGCCAGAACGCCAACCTCGCGGCGGCTACCCAAGCCACCACCGAGCAGATCAGCGGCCAGTTGCTATCGGTGCTGCGCACACGGCCCACGGACGAGGATGGCCACTTCTGGGTGCAGGGCCTGTCCGACGAAGGCAGCCTGGACAAACAGGGTGGCAGTGCCGGCCTAAACTACGGCACCCAGGGCTTGATGCTGGGGGCCGATTGGGCGCTCGACCATGCCTGGCGTGTCGGCGTCATGGGCGCTAAATCCACCAGCGACTTGGATGCCCAACGCTTTTCCGCCGACTTGGATAGCTGGCACCTGGGCGGTTACGCCGTTCGCCAGGATGGCCCGTTGTCCATGCGCCTGGGGGCGATCTATAGCAGCCACGCCGGGCAGAACACCCGCGCTGTTCAGCTTGTGGACTACAAGGAATCGCTCAAAGGCAGCTATGACGCGCAGAGCCAAAATGTGTTTTCCGAATGGGGCTACCAACTGGGCAACGGGGACATCAGCGTCGAACCCTTCGCCGGCCTCGGTTACCAGCGCTACTACCGCGAACGTTTCAAGGAACAGGGTGGCCTGACCGCACTGAACGTTGGCCCGCAAACTCAGCAAAACCTGAACAGCACCCTCGGCCTGCGCCTGGCCACGGTGTACCGTTTCGATAACCGGATGAGCCTCACGCCTTACGTGAGCACTCACTGGAAACACCTCTATGGCAACGTCGACAGCCAGGTCAGCCAGTCCTTTCGCACTGCGGCGGGCTTCGGTACAGACTTCACCATCAACGGCACCGCCCTGGACCGCAACAGCCTCAACTTGCAGGCGGGGCTGGATCTGGCATTGTCGAACGAACACACGGTCGGCCTGGCCTACACCGGTGAAAGCGGCACACACAGCCGCAACCATGGGCTGATGGGGCGATGGCGCGTGATGTTCTGAACCCGACCTCGGCGGCCGATAAACCCCAGGCGAAAAAAAAGGGGGGCACCTGCCCCCCCGAGGATTAAGCGGTAGTGTCGAAGGCTTGATCAGCCTTCGATTTCAATCAGGATTTCGCCAGGGTTGACCCGGTCGCCCTTGGCCACGTGAACGGCGGTCACCTTGCCGGCAATCGCTGCCTGCACTTCGGTTTCCATCTTCATGGCTTCGGTAATCAATACAGCCTGGCCGGCCTTGACCACGTCGCCTTCCTTGACCAGCACATCAACGATATTGCCCGGCATCGCGGTGCTCACATGGCCCGGCTCGGTGGCGTGCTTGCGCTTGCTGCCGCCGCTGCTGACAAATTCGTTGAGCGGTTCGAACACCACTTCTTCCGGCATGCCATCGATAGACAGGTAGAAGTGGCGTTTGCCTTCGGCCTTCACGCCCACACCGGTGATGTCCACGCGGTAGCTTTCACCGTGCACGTCGATGACAAACTCGGTCGGCACGCCTTCGCCACCGGCACGCGCCACACCGCCGGCTTCAGGAATCGGCAGCAGCACTTCCGGCGCCAGGGTGCCGGCGTCGCGTTCTTCGAGGAACTTGCGCCCGATGTCCGGGAACATGGCGTAGGTCAGCACGTCTTCTTCGGACTTGGCCAACGCGCCGATTTCGCCGCGCAGCTTGGTCATTTCCGGCTTGAGCAGGTCGGCCGGACGTACGTCGATCACCTCTTCGCTGCCGATGGCCTGGCGACGCAGTTTCTCGTTCACAGTGCCCGGCGCCTTGCCGTAGCCGCCTTGCAGGTAGAGCTTCACTTCGTTGGTGATGGTCTTGTAGCGCTCGCCGGCCAGTACGTTGAAAAACGCCTGGGTGCCAACGATCTGCGACGTTGGGGTCACCAGCGGCGGGAAACCCAGGTCTTCACGCACACGCGGAATCTCGGCCAGCACTTCACCCATGCGGTTGAGGGCGCCCTGCTCTTTCAGTTGGTTGGCCAGGTTGGAAATCATCCCGCCCGGCACCTGATTGACTTGCACACGGGTGTCGACGGCGGTGAATTCGCTTTCGAACTGGTGGTACTTCTTGCGCACGGCGTAGAAGTACAGGCCGATCTCTTGCAGCAGTTCCAGGCTCAGGCCGGTATCGAATTCGCTGCCTTTGAGGGCCGCGACCATCGACTCGGTACCTGGGTGGCTGGTGCCCCAGGCGAAGCTGGAGATGGCCGTGTCGATATGGTCGGCACCGTTTTCGATGGCCTTGAGTTGGCACATCGCGGCCAGGCCGGCCGTGTCGTGGGAGTGGATAAAGATCGGCAGGGTCTGCTCGGCTTTCAGTGCCTTGACCAATTCACCGGTGGCGTACGGGGTCAGCAGGCCAGCCATGTCCTTGATCGCGATCGAGTCGCACCCCATGGCTTCCAACTGCTTGGCCTGGGCCACGAAGGCCTCGACGGTGTGCACCGGGCTGGTGGTGTAGGCGATGGTGCCTTGGGCATGTTTGCCGGCGGCTTTCACCGCTTCGATGGCCACGCGCAGGTTACGCACGTCGTTCATGGCGTCGAAGATGCGGAATACGTCGATACCATTCACGGCCGCCTTGGCCACGAACGCCTTGACCACGTCGTCGCTGTAGTGGCGGTAGCCCAGCAGGTTCTGGCCACGCAGCAGCATCTGCAAGCGCGTGTTGGGCAACGCGGCACGCAGTTTGCGCAGGCGCTCCCACGGGTCTTCTTTCAGGAAGCGGACGCAGGCGTCAAAGGTCGCGCCGCCCCAGACTTCCAGGGACCAGTAGCCGACTTTGTCGAGCTTGTCGCAGATCGGCAGCATGTCCTCGGTGCGCATGCGAGTGGCGAGCAGCGATTGGTGGGCGTCGCGCAGGATGGTGTCGGTTACGAAAATCTTCTTAGTCATTGTTGTATTCCTCACAGGCCTGCGTGGGCGGCGATGGCGGCGGCGATGGCCAGGGCCAGCTCTTCGGGTTTGCGCTTGATCGAGTAGTTGGTCAGCTCAGGGTGGCTTTCCACGAAACTGGTGTTGAACTGGCCGCTGCGGAATTCCGGATTGCGCAGGATTTCCTGGTAGTAGGCGGCGGTGGTCTTCACGCCTTGCAGGCGCATGTCGTCCAGCGCACGCAGGCCGCGGTCCATGGCTTCTTCCCAGGTCAACGCCCACACCACCAGCTTCAGGCACATGGAGTCGTAGAACGGCGGGATGGTGTAGCCGGTGTAGATCGCCGTGTCGGTGCGCACGCCGGGGCCGCCAGGTGCGTAGTAACGGGTGATCTTGCCGAAGCTGGGCAGGAAGTTGTTCTTCGGATCTTCGGCGTTGATACGGAACTGCAACGCGAAACCACGGTGCTGGATGTCTTCCTGTTTCACCGACAGCGGCAGGCCGGAGGCGATGCGGATCTGCTCGCGGACGATGTCGATCCCGGTGATTTCTTCGGTGATGGTGTGTTCCACCTGCACCCGGGTGTTCATCTCCATGAAGTACACCTCGCCCTCGGCGAGCAGGAACTCCACGGTGCCGGCGTTCTCGTACCCCACGGCCTTGGCGGCACGCACCGACAGGTCGCCGATGTAGGCACGCTGCTCAGGGGTCAATTGCGGGCTTGGGGCGATTTCGATGAGCTTTTGGTTGCGGCGCTGGATCGAGCAATCGCGCTCGAACAGGTGCACCACATTGCCAAAGCTGTCACCGAGGATCTGCGCTTCGATGTGCTTGGGATTGACGATGCATTTTTCCAGGAACACTTCCGCCGAACCAAAAGCCTTGGTGGCCTCGGAAATCACACGGGGGAAGGCTTGTTCGAGTTCTTCACGGCTGTTGCAGCGACGGATACCGCGACCACCGCCACCGGAAGTGGCCTTGAGCATCACCGGGTAACCAATGCGGTCGCCTTCGGTCAGGGCTTCGTGGATATCCGCGACGTTGCCTTCGGTGCCCGGCGTGACCGGCACACCGGCCTTGATCATGCTGCGGCGCGCTTCGGTCTTGTCGCCCATGCGGCGAATCACTTCGGCCGACGGACCAATGAATTTGATACCACGTTCGGCACAGATGTCCGCCAGCTCGGCGTTTTCCGACAGGAAACCGTAGCCGGGATGCAGCGCATCACAACCGGTTTCCACCGCCAGGTTCACCAGCTTGCGCGGGTTCAGGTAGCCGGCCAGGGGCTCGGCACCAATGCTGTGGGCTTCGTCGGCACGTTTGACGTGCAACGCGTGGCGGTCGGCGTCGGAGTAGACCGCGACCGAGCGAATGCCCATCTCGGCGCAGGCACGCACGATTCGTACGGCAATTTCACCACGGTTGGCGATCAGGATCTTTTTTATCACTTGGAAATTCCCTTGAGCCGATTGCTGCGTTCTTCGACCCACTAGACCTGGGTCGGCGCGTGACCAAATGTTTCATGACAGTCGCGAGACACACACTAAGCCTGCAGAGGGATTAACAAAAATCAATAATTATTGGGTCGTGCATAAGTAAAGACTTATAGTTGGCTCGACAGCCGCTGGCAAAAGGATTGAAATAATGCGTAAGTCATTGATGCGTATGACATTGCGTCAACTGCAGATCTTCAATGAAGTGTGTGACTTGCGCTCCTACAGCCGCGCTGCCGAGGAAATGTCCCTCACACAACCTGCCGTGAGCCTACAAATTCGCCAGCTGGAAGAGCTGATTGGCCAGCCGCTGTTCGATTACGTCGGCAAAAAGCTCTACATGACCGAGGCCGCCGAGGCCTTGCAGCGCGCCAGTCGCGATATTTTCGGGCGCCTGGAAAACCTCGACATGCAGCTCTCGGACATGCAGGGCTCGTTGCAAGGCCAGCTGAAACTGGCGATTGAATCCAGCGCCAAATACTTCGTGCCGCACCTGTTTGCGGCCTTCAAGCGCCAGCATCCGGAGGTGCAGTTGCACCTCACCGTGGTGAACCGCGCCCAAGTAATCCGACGGCTGTCGGACAACCGTGACGACCTGGTGATCATGTCCATGGTGCCCCAGGACATGGGCCTGGAATTCCTGCCGTTCCTCAACAACCCGATTGTCGCCGTGGCGCCACCCGATCACCCGCTGAGCTTGCAAGGCCCGCTGCGCCTGCAGGACCTGGAACCCTACACGCTGCTGCTGCGCGAACCGGGCTCCGGCACGCGCCTGGCTTGTGAGGAGTATTTCAAGGAGAAACGCGTGCACTTCACCCAGACGGTGGAAGTGGCCTCGGCCGAGGCGCAGCGTGAATGTGTATGCGCGGGGTTGGGCGTGGCCCTGCTGACGCGTCACGCGGTCAACATGGAGCTGGCCACCGGCGGGCTCAAGGAGCTGCCGGTGGAAGAGCTGCCGCTGTACCGCAGTTGGTGCCTGGTGCAGGCCAAGGCCAAGCGCCTGTCACCGGTGGCCCATGCGTTCCTGGGCTTTATCCGCAGCGAGCGGGTGCAGATCAGCGCGCTGGCTGAACGTTTCGCTGGGCAGCCGCGGGTGCCTGCCAGTAGAGTTCCGGGTAATCCGTGATGCTTTGGAGCAACTGGCGCTCCTCGCAACGGTCTTCGATTGCGCGACGGAACGCCATGCGGCGCTGGTCTTCCTGCTGACGACGGGTTTTGACGGAGCTGCTGCTTTCTTCGTAGTGCCGGGCCATTTGGAGTCTCCCAATGCGAGTACGGGGAGTTCAGGATGGCCCTGGGCGATGACGCAGCGATGACAGCCTGATGAAGATTCTGGGTTCGCAGGAGACCCAAATGTAGGAGGGGGCTTGCCCCCTCCTACATTTTGCTCTGTGTACCGTTTTAGTCATCCAGGGCTTTGACGGACTTGGGTGACAGGCGAAGGCTGCGCAGACTGCGCTTCACGCTCTTGAGGTGGTTGACCAGGCTCGGCCCGCGCGCCATGGCCACACCCATCGCCAACACGTCGATCACCACCAGGTGGGCAATGCGTGAGGTCAGCGGCGTGTAGATCTCGGTGTCTTCGTGCACATCGATGGCCAGGTTGACCGTGGACAGTTCAGCCAACGGCGTCTGGCTCGGGCACAAGGTGATCAGCGAAGCGCCACTTTCACGCACCAGGTTGGCGGTGATCAGCAGGTCTTTGGAACGCCCCGATTGGGAAATGCAGATGGCGACGTCGGTGGGCTTCAAGGTGACCGCCGACATGGCCTGCATGTGCGGATCACTGTAGGCCGCTGCGGTGAGCAGCAAGCGGAAGAATTTGTGCTGGGCATCGGCAGCCACCGCGCCGGAGGCACCAAAGCCATAGAACTCGACGCGTTGGGCCTGGGACATGGCCGTCACGGCCTTTTGCAATTCCACCGGGTCGAGCTTCTCACGCACTTCCATCAGGGTGTGCAGGGTGGTGTCAAAGATCTTCAGGCTGTAGTCAGCGACAGAATCGTCTTCATGGATCGCGAATTGCCCAAAGCTCGCACCGGCCGCCAGGCTTTGAGCCAGCTTGAGTTTCAAGTCCTGGA carries:
- a CDS encoding type II toxin-antitoxin system HipA family toxin is translated as MTLEFSEPDKGFASPCRFGYESDYLVDHLDHIDTVFAKAVSVRVPLNWAQEAPRNAPAFLHDIAPAGAAKRFLASRFEMLSTDNVSSDLFLLARSTPAPIGHMRIKESLQALNDRPPMGFERQEVIDRDNRFLEYAYEQGAAIGGATGAGGEAPKLLLTQSHEGLLYPDAVLGDDQASQHWFIKFARNQGLQIDQDILRSEFHYYKALQSLGIETVAVEGLALEMATKPSLWMHRFDRHVSDQGVERFAVESIYSLAGVTKPGSAMSHLDVLLQLAGLWQQAGQGEQLTDLVADYLRRDLLNKVLGNSDNHGRNTSIIRGPDSLRLAPIYDLAPMVMDPEGVTRTTKWPRPLEVAGDIDWRGVCNALAPVINPTDAFERLRTDAQRLRALPDILVDSGLPKVTLNHPSIALRNLDQRLRSWGLQ
- a CDS encoding autotransporter outer membrane beta-barrel domain-containing protein, whose product is MSFSVKKLTRAITLALGVVSAQLSHAVMPFQFPLDLPYDYWFYAPATETSSLDNHLTRRATTDNGRQVARMLESALKRLLESGQLSSQQIKALEKLDAAFAKRPGEFGMALEQLAGSQNANLAAATQATTEQISGQLLSVLRTRPTDEDGHFWVQGLSDEGSLDKQGGSAGLNYGTQGLMLGADWALDHAWRVGVMGAKSTSDLDAQRFSADLDSWHLGGYAVRQDGPLSMRLGAIYSSHAGQNTRAVQLVDYKESLKGSYDAQSQNVFSEWGYQLGNGDISVEPFAGLGYQRYYRERFKEQGGLTALNVGPQTQQNLNSTLGLRLATVYRFDNRMSLTPYVSTHWKHLYGNVDSQVSQSFRTAAGFGTDFTINGTALDRNSLNLQAGLDLALSNEHTVGLAYTGESGTHSRNHGLMGRWRVMF
- the oadA gene encoding sodium-extruding oxaloacetate decarboxylase subunit alpha; translation: MTKKIFVTDTILRDAHQSLLATRMRTEDMLPICDKLDKVGYWSLEVWGGATFDACVRFLKEDPWERLRKLRAALPNTRLQMLLRGQNLLGYRHYSDDVVKAFVAKAAVNGIDVFRIFDAMNDVRNLRVAIEAVKAAGKHAQGTIAYTTSPVHTVEAFVAQAKQLEAMGCDSIAIKDMAGLLTPYATGELVKALKAEQTLPIFIHSHDTAGLAAMCQLKAIENGADHIDTAISSFAWGTSHPGTESMVAALKGSEFDTGLSLELLQEIGLYFYAVRKKYHQFESEFTAVDTRVQVNQVPGGMISNLANQLKEQGALNRMGEVLAEIPRVREDLGFPPLVTPTSQIVGTQAFFNVLAGERYKTITNEVKLYLQGGYGKAPGTVNEKLRRQAIGSEEVIDVRPADLLKPEMTKLRGEIGALAKSEEDVLTYAMFPDIGRKFLEERDAGTLAPEVLLPIPEAGGVARAGGEGVPTEFVIDVHGESYRVDITGVGVKAEGKRHFYLSIDGMPEEVVFEPLNEFVSSGGSKRKHATEPGHVSTAMPGNIVDVLVKEGDVVKAGQAVLITEAMKMETEVQAAIAGKVTAVHVAKGDRVNPGEILIEIEG
- a CDS encoding acetyl-CoA carboxylase biotin carboxylase subunit: MIKKILIANRGEIAVRIVRACAEMGIRSVAVYSDADRHALHVKRADEAHSIGAEPLAGYLNPRKLVNLAVETGCDALHPGYGFLSENAELADICAERGIKFIGPSAEVIRRMGDKTEARRSMIKAGVPVTPGTEGNVADIHEALTEGDRIGYPVMLKATSGGGGRGIRRCNSREELEQAFPRVISEATKAFGSAEVFLEKCIVNPKHIEAQILGDSFGNVVHLFERDCSIQRRNQKLIEIAPSPQLTPEQRAYIGDLSVRAAKAVGYENAGTVEFLLAEGEVYFMEMNTRVQVEHTITEEITGIDIVREQIRIASGLPLSVKQEDIQHRGFALQFRINAEDPKNNFLPSFGKITRYYAPGGPGVRTDTAIYTGYTIPPFYDSMCLKLVVWALTWEEAMDRGLRALDDMRLQGVKTTAAYYQEILRNPEFRSGQFNTSFVESHPELTNYSIKRKPEELALAIAAAIAAHAGL
- a CDS encoding LysR family transcriptional regulator, whose protein sequence is MRKSLMRMTLRQLQIFNEVCDLRSYSRAAEEMSLTQPAVSLQIRQLEELIGQPLFDYVGKKLYMTEAAEALQRASRDIFGRLENLDMQLSDMQGSLQGQLKLAIESSAKYFVPHLFAAFKRQHPEVQLHLTVVNRAQVIRRLSDNRDDLVIMSMVPQDMGLEFLPFLNNPIVAVAPPDHPLSLQGPLRLQDLEPYTLLLREPGSGTRLACEEYFKEKRVHFTQTVEVASAEAQRECVCAGLGVALLTRHAVNMELATGGLKELPVEELPLYRSWCLVQAKAKRLSPVAHAFLGFIRSERVQISALAERFAGQPRVPASRVPGNP
- a CDS encoding PA3496 family putative envelope integrity protein; translation: MARHYEESSSSVKTRRQQEDQRRMAFRRAIEDRCEERQLLQSITDYPELYWQAPAAAQRNVQPAR
- the hexR gene encoding transcriptional regulator HexR, with amino-acid sequence MNLLQHIAQSRHLLRKSELKVADHVLLDPAAVMHSSMADLAHSVGISEPTIVRFCRAIGCSGFQDLKLKLAQSLAAGASFGQFAIHEDDSVADYSLKIFDTTLHTLMEVREKLDPVELQKAVTAMSQAQRVEFYGFGASGAVAADAQHKFFRLLLTAAAYSDPHMQAMSAVTLKPTDVAICISQSGRSKDLLITANLVRESGASLITLCPSQTPLAELSTVNLAIDVHEDTEIYTPLTSRIAHLVVIDVLAMGVAMARGPSLVNHLKSVKRSLRSLRLSPKSVKALDD